Proteins from one Catenulispora sp. GP43 genomic window:
- a CDS encoding PLP-dependent aminotransferase family protein, which produces MAAPMELVTTDRTVGSTRLARLIREVSHLGAVGTPAAESERRPAYRALAHSVRALILDGRIALRTRVPAERDLAAALGMSRTTVTAAYDLLREDGFLESRRGSGTWTTLPPGAGPQVSGGWLLPSQPGAADVAIDLSCASFGMPGELMAEVLTEVAPTIAALTADTGYYHAGWPELRELIAERYVQRGLPTTPDQIVITSGAQHGNVLALGLLCGPGDRVVVESPTYPNSVEAMRRARLRPVPVPVGEDGIESDVLAAQLRQTAPRVAYLIPDFQNPTGSLMSPERRAQAAEAARAAGTWIVNDETVADMALDVPAPPPFPASVSRAAAEQVICVGSMSKSHWGGLRIGWIRTTPRMATELAGQRVAMDMAGSVVDQILAAALLRRGWGIVEERRERLRRQRAALEAALAAELPDWTWRRPPGGLSLWVDMGEPSSTELADRAAAFGVRLVGGPQFGVDPGTFEHRVRIPYTLPEETLRDAVRRLAAAFRCETVLPPVPEENRWVA; this is translated from the coding sequence ATGGCTGCTCCGATGGAGCTGGTGACGACCGACCGCACGGTGGGCAGCACCCGCCTGGCCCGGCTGATCCGCGAGGTCTCGCACCTGGGCGCGGTCGGCACCCCGGCCGCCGAGTCCGAGCGCCGCCCGGCCTACCGGGCGCTGGCGCACAGCGTCCGGGCCCTGATCCTGGACGGCCGCATCGCGCTGCGCACCCGGGTCCCGGCCGAGCGCGACCTGGCCGCCGCCCTGGGGATGAGCCGGACCACCGTCACCGCCGCCTACGACCTGCTGCGGGAGGACGGCTTCCTGGAGAGCCGGCGCGGCTCGGGCACCTGGACCACGCTGCCGCCCGGCGCCGGCCCCCAGGTCTCCGGCGGCTGGCTGCTGCCCAGCCAGCCCGGCGCCGCGGACGTGGCCATCGACCTGTCCTGCGCCTCCTTCGGCATGCCGGGCGAGCTGATGGCCGAGGTGCTGACCGAGGTCGCGCCGACCATCGCGGCGCTGACCGCGGACACCGGCTACTACCACGCCGGCTGGCCGGAGCTGCGCGAGCTGATCGCCGAGCGCTACGTCCAGCGCGGGCTGCCGACCACGCCGGACCAGATCGTCATCACCTCCGGGGCGCAGCACGGCAACGTGCTGGCGCTGGGCCTGCTGTGCGGGCCGGGGGACCGGGTCGTGGTGGAGAGCCCGACCTACCCGAACAGCGTGGAGGCCATGCGGCGGGCCCGGCTGCGGCCGGTGCCGGTGCCGGTCGGCGAGGACGGCATCGAGTCCGACGTGCTGGCCGCGCAGCTGCGCCAGACGGCGCCGCGGGTGGCGTACCTGATCCCGGACTTCCAGAACCCGACCGGCTCGCTGATGTCGCCCGAGCGCCGGGCCCAGGCCGCGGAGGCGGCGCGGGCCGCCGGCACCTGGATCGTCAACGACGAGACCGTCGCGGACATGGCCCTGGACGTCCCGGCCCCGCCGCCGTTCCCGGCCTCGGTCTCGCGCGCGGCCGCCGAGCAGGTGATCTGCGTCGGCTCGATGTCCAAGAGCCACTGGGGCGGCCTGCGGATCGGCTGGATCCGGACCACCCCGCGGATGGCCACCGAGCTGGCCGGCCAGCGGGTGGCGATGGACATGGCGGGCTCGGTGGTGGACCAGATCCTGGCCGCGGCGCTGCTGCGGCGCGGGTGGGGCATCGTCGAGGAGCGCCGGGAGCGGCTGCGGCGGCAGCGGGCCGCGCTGGAGGCGGCGCTGGCCGCGGAGCTGCCGGACTGGACGTGGCGCCGGCCGCCCGGCGGGCTGTCGCTGTGGGTGGACATGGGCGAGCCGTCGTCCACGGAGCTGGCGGACCGGGCCGCGGCCTTCGGCGTGCGGCTGGTCGGCGGGCCGCAGTTCGGCGTGGATCCCGGGACGTTCGAGCACCGGGTGCGGATCCCGTACACGCTTCCCGAGGAGACGCTGCGCGACGCGGTGCGGCGGCTGGCCGCGGCGTTCCGGTGCGAGACCGTGCTGCCGCCGGTACCGGAGGAAAACCGTTGGGTGGCGTGA
- a CDS encoding YitT family protein, with protein MTSTASAERASSTAPVAGDQAERAMLGRYEDRIADPLPLGAVARAALAWFSALSSALSIPRDRRARRMVQLQLGLILYGVSDGMILMSGLGANPWDVFHQGLARHIGLPVGTTVILVGAVVMLAWIPIRQKPGFGTLSNVVVVGLAMDGAMAWLPTPHAWWLRWGEMLAGIVLNGVATGSYIGAGMGPGPRDGVMTGYAARGHSIRVVRTSMELTVLAAGWLLGGTVGIGTAAYALLIGPLAHRFIPLLAIRPEKDAAEQDMGQRNPAEPNAAGQAARVEKPRRVASGQLVSENC; from the coding sequence ATGACCAGCACGGCGTCCGCGGAACGTGCGTCCTCCACCGCCCCGGTGGCCGGCGACCAGGCCGAGCGCGCGATGCTCGGGCGGTACGAAGACCGGATCGCCGATCCGCTGCCCCTGGGGGCCGTGGCCCGCGCCGCACTGGCGTGGTTCTCGGCGCTGAGCTCTGCACTCTCGATTCCCCGGGACCGCCGTGCGCGCCGCATGGTCCAGCTCCAGCTGGGGCTGATCCTGTACGGCGTCAGCGACGGCATGATCCTGATGTCCGGACTCGGTGCGAACCCCTGGGACGTCTTCCACCAGGGCCTGGCCAGGCACATAGGCCTGCCGGTCGGCACGACGGTGATCCTGGTCGGCGCGGTGGTGATGCTGGCCTGGATCCCGATCCGGCAGAAGCCCGGCTTCGGCACCCTCAGCAACGTGGTCGTGGTCGGCCTGGCGATGGACGGCGCGATGGCCTGGCTGCCGACACCGCACGCCTGGTGGCTGCGCTGGGGCGAGATGCTGGCCGGGATCGTGCTGAACGGCGTGGCGACCGGCTCCTACATCGGGGCCGGCATGGGCCCCGGCCCGCGCGACGGCGTGATGACCGGCTACGCGGCCCGGGGCCACTCGATCCGCGTGGTCCGCACCTCGATGGAGCTCACGGTGCTGGCCGCCGGCTGGCTCCTGGGCGGCACGGTGGGCATCGGCACCGCGGCCTACGCGCTGCTGATCGGGCCGCTGGCGCACCGGTTCATCCCGCTGCTGGCGATCCGGCCGGAGAAGGACGCGGCAGAGCAGGACATGGGACAGCGGAACCCGGCAGAGCCGAACGCGGCGGGGCAGGCGGCGCGGGTCGAGAAGCCGCGCCGTGTGGCTTCCGGACAGCTCGTGTCAGAGAACTGCTGA
- a CDS encoding pyridoxamine 5'-phosphate oxidase family protein: protein MTDPASAHVLPDPATEYGRTVRRRLVQEEIIWLVTVNAAGVPQPNPVWFLWTPDEDDEWGDGSFLIYHSDTAARLRSMTERPTVALHFDGGVHDLEVAVFTGDVEILDGHPPIGEVPEFVAKYTDRAAKYFGKTVAEAMEKYTVATRIRPSKARGF from the coding sequence ATGACTGATCCCGCTAGTGCGCACGTCCTCCCGGACCCGGCCACCGAATACGGCCGGACCGTCCGCCGCCGCCTGGTCCAGGAGGAGATCATCTGGCTGGTCACCGTCAACGCCGCGGGCGTTCCGCAACCGAACCCGGTGTGGTTCCTGTGGACCCCGGATGAGGATGACGAATGGGGCGACGGCAGCTTCCTGATCTACCACTCCGACACCGCGGCCCGGCTCCGCTCGATGACGGAGCGGCCGACGGTGGCGCTGCACTTCGACGGCGGCGTGCACGACCTGGAGGTCGCGGTCTTCACCGGCGACGTCGAGATCCTGGACGGGCATCCGCCGATCGGCGAGGTGCCGGAGTTCGTGGCGAAGTACACGGACCGCGCCGCGAAGTACTTCGGGAAGACGGTCGCCGAGGCCATGGAGAAGTACACGGTGGCGACGCGGATCCGCCCGAGCAAGGCCCGGGGGTTCTGA
- the aspS gene encoding aspartate--tRNA ligase, translating into MIRTHEAGTLRASDAGTTVTLAGWVARRRDHGGVTFLDLRDASGFVQVVVRESESVHDLRNEYCVVATGEVRVRPEGNENPDLPTGAIEVVVDTVEVLSPAAPLPFPIDEHKSSNINEEMRLKYRYLDIRREPMARALRMRSKATKVIRDVMEDHGFLDVETPTLTRSTPEGARDFLVPVRLQPGAWYALPQSPQLFKQLLMVAGLERYYQIARCYRDEDFRADRQPEFTQLDIEASFVDQEDILKVGEAVVAAVWKETLGVEVPLPLPRMKYREAMDRFGSDKPDLRFGQELTELTEYFAGTEFRVFQAPYVGAVVMPGGASQTRKELDAWQDWAKARGAKGLAYVVIDAESGELRGPVAKNLSEAHLAGLADKVGAKPGDAVFFAAGKRTASQELLGAARLEIGKRGELIDESAWKFLWVVDFPMFEPIEDAAGVQTGWHAVHHPFTAPTAESLDTFDKDPGSALSNAYDIVLNGTELGGGSIRIHRKDVQERAFDAIGLSHEEAQSQFGFLLEAFNYGPPPHGGIAFGLDRLVALLTGADTIRDVMAFPKTATGGDPLTGAPTPITPAQRKEAGVDAVYEPKGGKDASPAKA; encoded by the coding sequence GTGATCCGCACCCATGAGGCGGGTACGCTGCGCGCGTCCGACGCCGGTACCACCGTCACGCTGGCCGGGTGGGTCGCCCGCCGGCGCGATCACGGGGGCGTGACCTTCCTGGATCTGCGGGACGCGTCCGGGTTCGTGCAGGTCGTGGTCCGCGAGAGCGAGTCCGTGCACGACCTGCGCAACGAGTACTGCGTCGTGGCCACCGGCGAGGTGCGCGTGCGCCCCGAGGGCAACGAGAACCCGGACCTGCCGACCGGCGCGATCGAGGTCGTGGTGGACACCGTCGAGGTGCTCTCGCCGGCCGCGCCGCTGCCGTTCCCGATCGACGAGCACAAGAGCTCGAACATCAACGAGGAGATGCGGCTGAAGTACCGCTACCTCGACATCCGGCGCGAGCCGATGGCCCGGGCGCTGCGCATGCGCTCCAAGGCCACCAAGGTCATCCGGGACGTCATGGAGGACCACGGCTTCCTCGACGTCGAGACCCCGACCCTGACCCGCTCCACCCCCGAGGGCGCGCGCGACTTCCTGGTGCCGGTGCGCCTGCAGCCGGGCGCCTGGTACGCGCTGCCGCAGTCCCCGCAGCTGTTCAAGCAGCTTCTGATGGTCGCCGGCCTGGAGCGCTACTACCAGATCGCGCGCTGCTACCGGGACGAGGACTTCCGTGCCGACCGGCAGCCGGAGTTCACCCAGCTGGACATCGAGGCCTCGTTCGTCGACCAGGAGGACATCCTGAAGGTCGGCGAGGCCGTGGTGGCCGCGGTGTGGAAGGAGACGCTCGGCGTCGAGGTCCCGCTGCCGCTGCCGCGCATGAAGTACCGCGAGGCGATGGACCGCTTCGGCTCGGACAAGCCGGACCTGCGCTTCGGCCAGGAGCTCACCGAGCTGACCGAGTACTTCGCCGGCACCGAGTTCCGGGTGTTCCAGGCGCCCTACGTCGGCGCCGTGGTCATGCCCGGCGGCGCGTCCCAGACCCGCAAGGAGCTGGACGCCTGGCAGGACTGGGCCAAGGCGCGCGGCGCCAAGGGCCTGGCCTACGTGGTCATCGACGCCGAGAGCGGCGAGCTGCGCGGCCCGGTGGCCAAGAACCTGTCCGAGGCGCACCTGGCCGGTCTGGCCGACAAGGTCGGCGCCAAGCCCGGCGACGCGGTCTTCTTCGCCGCCGGCAAGCGCACCGCCTCCCAGGAGCTGCTGGGCGCGGCCCGGCTGGAGATCGGCAAGCGTGGCGAGCTGATCGACGAGAGCGCCTGGAAGTTCCTGTGGGTCGTGGACTTCCCGATGTTCGAGCCGATCGAGGACGCGGCCGGCGTGCAGACCGGCTGGCACGCGGTGCACCACCCGTTCACCGCGCCCACCGCGGAGAGCCTGGACACCTTCGACAAGGACCCCGGCTCGGCCCTGTCGAACGCCTACGACATCGTGCTCAACGGCACCGAGCTCGGCGGCGGGTCGATCCGTATCCACCGCAAGGACGTGCAGGAGCGCGCGTTCGACGCGATCGGGCTGTCGCACGAGGAGGCGCAGTCGCAGTTCGGCTTCCTGCTGGAGGCCTTCAACTACGGCCCGCCGCCGCACGGCGGGATCGCCTTCGGCCTGGACCGCCTGGTCGCGCTGCTGACCGGCGCGGACACCATCCGCGACGTGATGGCGTTCCCGAAGACCGCCACCGGCGGCGACCCGCTGACCGGCGCGCCGACGCCGATCACGCCGGCGCAGCGCAAGGAGGCCGGGGTGGACGCGGTGTACGAGCCCAAGGGGGGCAAGGACGCGAGCCCGGCCAAGGCGTGA
- the hisS gene encoding histidine--tRNA ligase, which produces MSTFKNAPGTFDILPPDSAAYLAVREAMAAPLRGAGYGYVETPAFESTAMFKRGVGESTDIVTKEMYSFTTRGGDEITLRPEGTASVLRAALQANLIRGSLPVKLWYSGSFYRYEKQQRGRYRHFSQVGAEALGAEDPALDAELLIIGDDIYKGLGLTEYSLLVNSLGDQKCRPAYREKLQEFLRGLDLDEETRKRAEINPLRVLDDKREAVQKQLTDAPLISDNLCEECKAYHDEVRRLLTAAGVAFVDDPKLVRGLDYYTRTTFEFVHSGITGSPTAIGAGGRYDGLSEELGGPSLPSVGWALGVDRTILAMQAEDRPVPGGEQLGVFAVPLGEQARERLFELVTTLRRAGVAADFGYGSKGMKAAMKAADRSGAKYALILGERDIAENVIQIKELATGEQESASLADIVTTIQEKLK; this is translated from the coding sequence ATGAGCACCTTCAAGAACGCGCCGGGCACCTTCGACATCCTCCCGCCCGACTCGGCGGCCTACCTCGCGGTGCGCGAGGCGATGGCGGCGCCGCTGCGCGGGGCCGGCTACGGCTATGTCGAGACCCCGGCCTTCGAGTCGACCGCGATGTTCAAGCGCGGCGTCGGCGAGAGCACGGACATCGTCACCAAGGAGATGTACTCCTTCACCACCCGCGGCGGCGACGAGATCACGCTGCGGCCGGAGGGCACGGCCTCGGTGTTGCGCGCCGCCCTCCAGGCCAACCTGATCCGCGGCAGCCTGCCGGTGAAGCTGTGGTACTCCGGCTCCTTCTACCGCTATGAGAAGCAGCAGCGCGGCCGCTACCGCCACTTCTCCCAGGTCGGCGCGGAGGCCCTGGGCGCTGAGGACCCGGCGCTGGACGCCGAGCTGCTGATCATCGGCGACGACATCTACAAGGGCCTGGGCCTGACCGAGTACTCGCTGCTGGTGAACTCGCTCGGCGACCAGAAGTGCCGTCCGGCCTACCGCGAGAAGCTCCAGGAGTTCCTGCGCGGCCTGGACCTCGACGAGGAGACCCGCAAGCGTGCGGAGATCAATCCGCTGCGGGTGCTGGACGACAAGCGCGAGGCGGTGCAGAAGCAGCTCACCGACGCCCCGCTGATCAGCGACAACCTCTGCGAGGAGTGCAAGGCCTACCACGACGAGGTCCGGCGCCTGCTCACCGCGGCCGGCGTGGCCTTCGTGGACGACCCCAAGCTGGTGCGCGGACTGGACTACTACACCCGCACCACCTTCGAGTTCGTGCACAGCGGCATCACCGGCTCGCCGACCGCGATCGGCGCCGGCGGCCGCTACGACGGCCTGTCCGAGGAGCTCGGCGGCCCGAGCCTGCCCAGCGTCGGCTGGGCGCTCGGGGTGGACCGGACCATCCTCGCGATGCAGGCCGAGGACCGGCCGGTCCCGGGCGGCGAGCAGCTCGGGGTCTTCGCGGTGCCGCTCGGCGAGCAGGCCCGCGAGCGGCTCTTCGAGCTGGTCACCACGCTGCGCCGGGCCGGTGTCGCCGCCGACTTCGGCTACGGCAGCAAGGGCATGAAGGCCGCGATGAAGGCCGCGGACCGGTCCGGCGCGAAGTACGCGCTGATCCTCGGCGAGCGGGACATCGCGGAGAACGTCATTCAGATCAAGGAACTGGCGACCGGGGAGCAGGAGTCCGCCTCCCTCGCCGACATCGTCACGACGATTCAGGAGAAGTTGAAGTGA
- a CDS encoding MBL fold metallo-hydrolase — protein sequence MLVAGFPAGSLGANCYLVAPGAGEQCVIIDPGEDAVPGVEEVVREHKLQPVAVLLTHGHVDHTMSVVPVCGDYGVPAYIHPGDREQLTDPQKWLGIAPGTPVFGQSKFVEPSDVKELTDGVLLSVAGLEITVDHAPGHTKGSVTFRTPEQQDIPQVLFTGDLLFAGAVGRWDLPGGDREELLASLARVCLPLADETVVLSGHGPQTTIGRERATNPFLTEAAPQQIKPRGM from the coding sequence GTGCTAGTCGCCGGATTCCCAGCCGGAAGCCTGGGTGCGAACTGCTATCTCGTGGCGCCCGGCGCCGGTGAGCAGTGCGTGATCATCGATCCCGGCGAGGACGCCGTCCCGGGGGTCGAGGAAGTCGTCCGCGAGCACAAGCTGCAGCCGGTCGCGGTCCTGCTGACGCACGGCCACGTCGACCACACGATGAGCGTCGTCCCGGTGTGCGGCGACTACGGCGTCCCGGCCTACATCCACCCCGGCGACCGGGAGCAGCTGACCGACCCGCAGAAGTGGCTGGGCATCGCCCCGGGCACCCCGGTCTTCGGGCAGTCGAAGTTCGTGGAGCCCTCGGACGTCAAGGAGCTCACCGACGGCGTCCTGCTGAGCGTGGCCGGTCTGGAGATCACCGTCGACCACGCCCCGGGCCATACCAAGGGCTCAGTGACGTTCCGGACTCCCGAGCAGCAGGACATCCCGCAGGTGCTCTTCACCGGGGACCTCCTGTTCGCCGGAGCGGTCGGCCGCTGGGACCTCCCCGGCGGCGACCGCGAAGAGTTGCTGGCGTCACTGGCCCGCGTCTGCCTGCCGCTGGCGGACGAGACCGTCGTCCTGTCCGGCCACGGCCCCCAGACCACGATCGGCCGTGAGCGCGCCACGAACCCGTTCCTGACGGAAGCCGCGCCGCAGCAGATCAAACCCCGCGGCATGTAG
- a CDS encoding peptidylprolyl isomerase: MTSKDRQRELERARYERVQARLAQQQAAAKKRNMITAVVAAVAVVGIGVGVAVATSGGKSGTASAASSAPTSASSPSDTSSPSSPAPTSSSPEQIGYQKTGSASKDVGVPTYNAADAAKPYTATIHFSSGDLSFDALTTKAPYTTYSFKYLAGKGYFDNTKCHRLVTSGIYVLQCGDPSGTGSGGPGYQFQDENLTGASYPAGTIAMANAGPGTNGSQFFICYKDSPLPANYTPWGKITSGLDVVTKIAAGGEDDANGAGDGHPKLDATIKSVTIK, from the coding sequence GTGACCAGCAAGGACCGTCAGCGAGAGCTCGAGCGCGCCCGGTATGAGCGCGTCCAGGCCCGCTTGGCCCAGCAGCAGGCGGCCGCCAAGAAGCGCAACATGATCACGGCGGTCGTGGCCGCGGTGGCGGTGGTCGGGATAGGGGTCGGCGTCGCGGTGGCGACCAGCGGCGGCAAGAGCGGGACGGCCAGCGCCGCGAGCTCGGCGCCGACCAGCGCGTCCTCGCCCTCGGACACCTCCTCGCCGTCCTCGCCGGCGCCGACCAGCTCCAGCCCGGAGCAGATCGGCTACCAGAAGACCGGCAGCGCCTCGAAGGACGTCGGCGTGCCGACCTACAACGCCGCCGACGCCGCCAAGCCGTACACCGCGACGATCCACTTCAGCTCCGGCGACCTCAGCTTCGACGCGCTGACCACGAAGGCGCCGTACACCACGTACTCGTTCAAGTACCTGGCGGGCAAGGGCTACTTCGACAACACCAAGTGCCACCGGCTGGTGACCTCGGGCATCTACGTGCTGCAGTGCGGCGACCCCAGCGGCACCGGCAGCGGCGGCCCCGGCTACCAGTTCCAGGACGAGAACCTGACCGGCGCCTCCTACCCGGCCGGGACCATCGCGATGGCCAACGCCGGACCCGGGACCAACGGCAGCCAGTTCTTCATCTGCTACAAGGACTCGCCGCTCCCGGCGAACTACACCCCGTGGGGCAAGATCACCTCGGGTCTGGACGTGGTCACCAAGATCGCGGCCGGCGGCGAGGACGACGCCAACGGCGCCGGCGACGGCCACCCGAAGCTGGACGCCACCATCAAGAGCGTGACCATCAAGTAA
- a CDS encoding DUF349 domain-containing protein — protein MGEATEAWGRVAEDGTVYVRTADGERQVGSWAAGSPDEALAYYQRKFDGLKVEVDLIANRLKQTGPSAPSPKDALDKIGKLRESISGANAVGDLDGLLARLDGLVELAEQRKAEHRAVREQQQAQARGAKQALAEEAERLAVSTEWRVAGDRMKVLLDEWKAAPRLDRKTDDELWHRLSQARSAFAKRRKQHFAELDAQRVEIRAHKEQLIAEAEALQDSTDWNPTAGRFRDLMSEWKTAGRAQRDVEDELWKRFKAAQDTFFAARNAILDERNGAERENLAAKEVLVVEAEALLPITDHRAARVALRSLNERWEAIGPVPRDSRQRIEGRLHTVDRAIADAEAAELSRKDPEKRARAEATVEQLRTALEKLRVQADKARAAGQEKKAADAEASIAARQEWLAEAEKALAEFTR, from the coding sequence GTGGGCGAGGCAACCGAGGCTTGGGGCCGGGTCGCCGAGGACGGCACCGTCTACGTCCGGACCGCCGACGGCGAGCGGCAGGTCGGCTCGTGGGCGGCGGGGTCCCCGGACGAGGCGCTGGCGTACTACCAGCGCAAGTTCGACGGCCTCAAGGTCGAGGTTGACCTGATCGCCAACCGCCTGAAGCAGACCGGCCCCTCCGCGCCGTCCCCGAAGGACGCCCTGGACAAGATCGGCAAGCTTCGCGAGTCCATCTCCGGCGCGAACGCCGTGGGCGACCTGGACGGCCTGCTGGCCCGCCTGGACGGCCTGGTGGAGCTGGCCGAGCAGCGCAAGGCCGAGCACCGCGCGGTCCGCGAGCAGCAGCAGGCCCAGGCCCGCGGCGCCAAGCAGGCCCTGGCCGAGGAGGCCGAGCGCCTGGCGGTGTCCACGGAGTGGCGGGTGGCCGGGGACCGCATGAAGGTCCTCCTGGACGAGTGGAAGGCCGCCCCGCGCCTGGACCGCAAGACCGACGACGAGCTGTGGCACCGGCTGTCCCAGGCCCGCTCGGCCTTCGCCAAGCGCCGCAAGCAGCACTTCGCCGAGCTGGACGCCCAGCGCGTGGAGATCCGCGCCCACAAGGAGCAGCTGATCGCCGAGGCCGAGGCCCTGCAGGACAGCACCGACTGGAACCCCACCGCCGGCCGCTTCCGCGACCTGATGAGCGAGTGGAAGACCGCCGGCCGCGCCCAGCGCGACGTCGAGGACGAGCTCTGGAAGCGCTTCAAGGCCGCCCAGGACACCTTCTTCGCGGCCCGCAACGCGATCCTGGACGAGCGCAACGGCGCCGAGCGCGAGAACCTGGCCGCCAAGGAAGTCCTGGTGGTCGAGGCCGAGGCGCTGCTCCCGATCACCGACCACCGAGCCGCCCGGGTGGCCCTGCGCTCGCTCAACGAGCGCTGGGAGGCCATCGGCCCGGTCCCGCGCGACTCCCGCCAGCGCATCGAGGGCCGGCTGCACACCGTGGACCGCGCCATCGCCGACGCCGAGGCCGCGGAACTGTCCCGCAAGGACCCCGAGAAGCGCGCCCGCGCCGAGGCCACGGTGGAGCAGCTGCGCACCGCGCTGGAGAAGCTGCGGGTGCAGGCCGACAAGGCCCGCGCCGCCGGGCAGGAGAAGAAGGCCGCGGACGCGGAGGCTTCGATCGCCGCGCGGCAGGAGTGGCTGGCCGAGGCGGAGAAGGCGCTGGCGGAGTTCACGCGCTGA
- a CDS encoding DUF3592 domain-containing protein codes for MRSRVPARMTLSPARKGLIAVAAAHLVALLGLLVAAQWDRAAMWVVAGGFGVLVVGLPWMLMALCVDYVGDPAAWRRTVVVEGFVTSEGYTVPPHPSDESYVLHRVYEYTTLRGETRRAGSRATFPEAQDGRIRLRYDPRRPSRIWPARIAPGTAAAGTVISVLMLTAAAFALAGAIGFGLSAWT; via the coding sequence GTGCGGAGTCGAGTGCCGGCGCGGATGACGTTGTCCCCGGCGCGCAAGGGGTTGATCGCGGTGGCTGCCGCGCACCTTGTCGCGCTGCTCGGGCTGCTGGTCGCCGCGCAGTGGGACCGGGCTGCGATGTGGGTGGTGGCCGGTGGGTTCGGGGTGCTGGTGGTGGGGCTGCCGTGGATGTTGATGGCGCTGTGTGTCGATTACGTCGGGGACCCGGCCGCCTGGCGTCGTACCGTGGTGGTGGAGGGGTTCGTGACCAGCGAGGGTTACACGGTTCCGCCTCATCCCTCCGACGAGAGCTATGTCCTGCACCGGGTCTACGAGTACACGACCTTGCGCGGTGAGACGCGTCGTGCCGGCAGCCGTGCCACCTTCCCCGAGGCACAGGACGGGCGGATCCGGCTGCGCTACGACCCCCGGCGGCCGAGCCGGATCTGGCCGGCGCGCATCGCTCCCGGGACGGCGGCCGCCGGGACTGTGATCAGTGTGCTGATGCTCACCGCGGCCGCCTTCGCGTTGGCCGGGGCGATCGGTTTCGGGCTGTCGGCATGGACCTAG